A window of Rosa rugosa chromosome 7, drRosRugo1.1, whole genome shotgun sequence genomic DNA:
ATTAGCAGGAAGCATGCAATTTTGTATATTTAGATAGCTTATGATTGACCAAATCTGAATATCTAACTTCTACTTTGAAACCCTCTTGTAAGCAAACCAAATAGATTAGGTAGGACAAGAACACTAAACAATTAGAACAAAGTTTGACACTCACAGTGCCATTGCGGATTCGGCCGAGATGTCTAGCTGCACCTATAGTGCTTTAAAGAGTAAAAAGCCAATGAAGATGACCAGCAGTGTCACAACCCAGAATTGAGTCATGACTAAAGTGGAggttaaaaactgaaattagagtaaggcacttttttttttttttttttcagacaaTACTTTCAGTTAAAAGAGAAGGTGATTAAGCATAAAGTATAGACAAGGCTCTAATGGGAAAATTACTGTTTGGATGAAATAGATTGTAAGTAAGGAAGGCGTTAATTCAAAACCTTAGTAAAAATATATTTGTTAACAATCACCTTCAATAGGTACACTTGAACCTGCAGTAGCTATATGTATAAATCCTTAGCTACATAGCATTAAAAGAGGAgaacaacatcaaaatatagTTCTTGTGTGAACTTTGAAGAATTCCAGCAATTATAGCACAAAAACTAGTTCCATGTTGATGTCCAAAAGCCAagaataaatataaataaaaaaacgaaGAGCACAACTGCTCCTTCATTCAAATCAGTGACTAAACAACATgagaaaattgggagagaaagagagatgctTCCAAATATTATTGTTAAAACTTTTGCTCAAAACCTAATTCAGATAAAACTGAAAGAACAGAGGTAATGATCATAAGAAACAAGGCATCATTAATTCATgccaaaacaaagaaatcaaagctGCACGAAGGGAAAGCATTCCCTAACAAACAAGATTTCCACTTACAAATCAAATAATACCCAAAACAATAATCTCAAAACAATTGGTAAAGAAAACATTCCAAAGCAATCACACTCACTACGTACACACCAGATTAGAAACTAAGCTATAAGAAAGTTTTGTTTTCCCTACCTCAAGCCTTAGTTCAGCGGCTAACAAAACCCCAATCCACTGCTACAAGCGGCAACCCAAATCAAAATGCTAATACCCACTCGATAATCAGCAATTCCAACCACCTAAACCAAATTTTCGACAAAATtaaacccaaaatcaaagaaaggCAGAAACAGAAGGAGTGGGTTTTAGAAGATGGAAAATTCGACTTACTAGAGATAGCTGCAAGTAACCAAGGAATTCAATTCGAGGTCGGTGGGTTTCACAGCAATCTCTCTGAAGCTATTGGAAAAGTGTAGATTTTGACCTTTGGGTGAGTGAATGGAGGTCAGTCTTTGAGGCAAAAGAAGCGGTGGAAGAGGAAGTAGGCATGATGTTTCTcgttgagaaaaagaaaggcaCAGGAATGAAGGAGTGAATGGCACGTGTTGTCTCATTAGATTGTGACTAAGCTTTCTAAACAGATAAGTCTAAAACAAATAAAGTAAATAACCAACTATAGAgataaaaatctgaaataaaACCAAATCCTAGTCAGAAAACAAAACACACCAAAAGAGAAGGACAAAGAAACAATGCGGTAACCTAGCCTATTTCTTAAGTGAGATCGTCACAAGCAGATACAAAGGATTTCTGCCATTAAGGCACAAAAATAGATAAGTAAAGATAAACACCAACAAGTTCATATATCCTTGGTACAAGAAAAGTATAGAATACAGCTCATTCAAACACATATAGAATACATACCTGCtcaattcaaaagaaaaaaaatagagaaaccaTTCAATACGAAAGATTACACAGGGACATAAACCTCCAGAGCTCGTACAAAAGTGCTTTAGAGAACTAAACTTTAGAGAACATACCGCTCGGAATATCCTTGAGCTGAGTTCCACGACTCTGAAATCTCACAAACCAAGCACAATGTAAATCACCCAAGTGCCATACAAGTAATTAACAACGAAAAAGCGAAAAGCCCCTCTTTTCACATCACAATACCAAAAATTGATAGTCTACCAAAAATTGGCTCTTCCCCATAAGGGCAAGCCATTTGACAGTTCACTTTCCAAGAACACCCAACAAGAACTCCATAAATACCAAACACTACATGGAATCTAGTAACAATATTCACCATTGAAGGAGAATATGATTGAGTACCTGGAACAAAAATCAAGAATTGTTTGAATAACATATATTATGGATCTATATTCCACAACCATTTTAGTAGCTACACAAAATAAGTAATCAAACATGCAAAGACGAGCTGTTGTTATACAACAATCCACACTCACGGCAAAAAAATAGAACCAACATTCTTTTCCCATTATTTCCCTTTTTCTATTACAATAGAACATAGTCCTCTAAAGCCTAAACCTCTACTGAAAATCTCAAACTCATAAACTCTCACTCAAACCTGGAAGCTTTAGGCTACACAGTAATACCCTAAAATCTTTGCTTCCAAAGATAAGAAATTTCCTATCACAGGACCATCAATAAacagaaaaatacgaaaattcAAAACACCACACTCACATTCACAGAACTATCATATTAAACTTATGATGCAGGAAAGTGAAAACAGTAGCAAGCTGAGCATCCTCGGGACTCGAAGGCTCTTAAAGCTGCTCATACCACcaaaaataagaaacaaaaatatgtaAGGTAACACCAGCTGTTTAACATTCACATCAATGCTCACCGATTGAGGCCAATGAGGCCTATCAAGTAAAAGGACTACCTCTTCCATATGCTCCTGATTCTTCCACATACTCTCATCCACTTTATGCGGCAGAGGACTCTCTAGTTCATCCACTACCAATCTCTCTTATCCTATAAAATCAAACTCACTGATTCACTCACTATTCAAGATCAATACTTTAACAGAAATAAGAACGGGAATTTCAGAAATTGTTGTAATTTAGAGTACCTGGAGTGGCCAGAGAGTTGGAGAGCAAATCGGCGGTGAGGGATCGAATCTCGGAGGAGAGGCGGGGGATGTCATCGGAGATAGGAAGGAATTTGTAGGTGTCGTAATAAGAAGTGAGAAAAGCCCTGGTCATGGGCACCAGACCCTCCGTGGAAGAAGCCATTGGCAATAGGAACCGCCTTGATCTcgttgggtttgttttgtttcaggtCGTCGTCAGCAaggagaaaaggagaggagttACTATGGAATAACTGATTTTGAAAGGGAATAAACCGAAATCAGCAAATTTGTTGGAGATAGGGACCTTACCAGATTTAGAAGCCTTGAATTGATTTAGATCTTTAGacatagagagagaggagggtAACGCAAAGCGGAGCTTCAATTATCCATTAGGTAGACGGAGTTGAAGGCGGGTTTGGAGAAGTGAAGAGCGAGCACAAATTCAAACCCCAATTTCCCGCAGAGAGAGCTCTCAAAACACTGTTGAAGCAAGCCCTCTGCCTATCCCGAAACGCCGCCGCCGCTACTGCTCATTGCCATCGTCTTCCCATCTCACCCCATTGGACGGCTTGAGAATCGAGGCCATTGTAGTCGGCTCCCTGTAAAGGTGGAGGATTTAGGGATTTAAAGGGTTGAAATTAAGTGTGGAATTGGAAACTGGGGAGAGAGGGCCGAGAGAGGTTTCACGAGACAGAGAGCTTTTGCGGAGGACTGAGAGATTCACGAGAGAGATTGAGGTTTcacgagagagaaagagaggcgtTTCGGGGAGGCTATTCAAGAGAGAGGGTTGAGAGTCTCTGTATGTCGTGCTAGGTTTtgttttccttctctctttgttttctttgcacCACAATGTGGCATGACAATTAAACCTAGAAAAAAATTGTCAAAgttactcacacaacagaaacctcaccaactgtcgtctgagtgccacactaaaaatcaaaatgtgAAATCATGGAGGGAAACATGGCGCCTACAACATTTTAGCTCAAAATGTTGCCGCCCAGTTCcaagttcacacaacagaaaatctTAATTCTGTTGTATAATTTCTACAGCTTGCACTAGGCCTATCTAGGGGAAGACATTCAAGCAAGCTTCCTTAAACTTTGGTGCTCAGTTTTTCAATCATACAATGGAAATAGTGAAATCCGTTGTACCTAGTACCCCAAATTTCAGTGTTTCAAGAGGCAACCAAGACTCCAaagtggagggaaatctgccgctaaattTTTAAGACTCAGAAGACGGACAATACTTAATTCCGTTGTGCAATGTAGTTCTGATAAAAAAGTTATCACTTTAttgacattcacacaacagaacatcactaataccgttgtacaatagagtttacttaaacacacaacgGATGATTtctgttctgttgtgtgattagtgttgtgtgatgcagTTCTTGGTGTAGTGTGGGGAAGTATGCTGCGCTGCGGCAGAATAGAATCTGCAGAGTTTTGGGGATCCAAGTGCACCATCTGCCTTTTATGTATCTGGGGGTTCCAATCTTCTCTGGGCATCCGAAATCTGAGCACCTAGTTTTGATTGCCGATAAAGTGCGGTGTAAATTGAGCTCTTGGAAGGGGAAACAACTATCTCAAGCAGGTAGGTTGCAGCTTATTTCTTCGGTGATTCATGGTATTTTGACCTACAGTTTCCAAGTGTACGAGTGGCCCAAATCTTTGTTGAAGAGAGTCCAACGATGGATTCGAAATTTCTTCTGGAATGGGGATCCTCTCAAGGATGGCTCTGCACTTGTGGCATGGAGCACAGTCTGCACCCCAAAAGAGCAAGGGGGGTTAGGcctaaaaaatatttttacCTTGAATAAGGCTCTGTTATTGAAGAGATGTTGGGATGTGGTGTCGTGCGCATCAAGCTCAGCCAAGTTTCTCCATGCGAGATTTGTAAAAGGGGGTCTGCAGCCCTGTTCTTACTACAAAAAATCTTCAATTTGGTTAGGGCTCAAGAAGCTTTGGCCAACACTTCTCGACGGCGTTCAGTGGCTAGTGGGGGACGGCACTTCAATTCGATTTTGGAGAGATAACTGGTTAGGGGAAGTTCTAGCAAATTCCGCCAATTATGCTCAGGAGGTCCAAGAGCTGCTCAATGACAAAGTATGTGAGTTTATTACTAATGGGCAATGGTCTCTTCCTGCAAGCTTCTGTCACACCTTTCCAGAAGTAGCCCAATCAATTCATTCAGTGGAAATCCCAACAGAACCCACGGTGGACCAAGTTATTTGGTCAGCCACGGCATCAGGCTCTCTAACAACTAAAGAAGCTTACAACACCCTTGCTCCTCATTTACCTGGGCCCCTGTGGTGCAAGAGCATTTGGCATGCTGCAATTCAGCCAAGGAAAAGTATTACAACGTGGAAAATTCTACTACACAAGATTCCAACTGATGATTTCATTCAAAAACGTGGGACCAGTCTTTGTTCAAGGTACTTCCTTTGTAATAAAAGTCAAGAAACCACACAACACCTTTTTCTTACATGTGATACTGCTGCGGCACTTTGGGATTGGCTTCTGCAATTATTTAGACTTCATCCTTCTCCAGGTGCGTCCCTACATGATTTATTCCATGATCACTTCCTTTCTTCTCTTAATAGGTCCTCAAAGTTACTATGGTACATATCGGTGTGTAATTTGCTATGGTCCCTCTGGCAAGAAAGGAATAAAAGGAAGTTTGACAATGGTAATATTTGTCCTGCCCGTTTACAGCAATTCTTTGTACTATCTCTAAAAGAATCTGCAGGCATGGCTTTTGCATCTTATTCAGGCACCTCGTCGGTACTGCCCATCTTTGCACTCTTGGGCCTATCTCCTTTGCTATATTCTGCGCCTAGGTACATCCCAGTGGTCTGGAATCCCCCTCCAGTTGGCTGGTTCAAAGCAAACTCAGATGGTTCCTTCCATGACAGTGATCATGCTGGATATGGTGGAATTTTTAGAAACAGCGAGGCCGCATTCCTGGGTGCCTTCTCTTGTAAAGCAACAGTCTCTTGGGCTATTGATGCTAAGATCCTGGCAGTTATTGAGGTAATTAAGGTGGCTCGTGAGAAGAACTGGTTTCCTTTGTGGATTGAGACAGATTCCATGTTAGTCTTGCATTATTTCAGGCATCCTAGCATGGTCCCATGGCGTCTCCGCACCCGTTGGAAGAACTGCATGAAATCTTTTAACCAGCGGCAGGTTCATATCTCTCATATATACAGGGAAGGTAATCGTGTGGCGGACAAGCTTGCAAATTATGGTGCTATGAATATTGGTACAAACTGGTGGACTTCAATTCCACAATTTCTAATTAGTTCTTTTGGTCATGATTTTACAGCTAGAACAGATTACCGGTTTGCTTAACCGGTTTGTTTTTCTCTTGTTCAAGTTAGAAAGTCCACTAGTGCAGTACCCTGTTTTCTGTAACTCTCTTTTTGGAGGTGGTTTTGGCCTAGTCCCCTACCTCATGTACTTTGGCCTGTCGGCCACctattattaatatattttctagcgagggatgggcggtgggtCCCCGGTTGTAGTGGTCCCCTTCGGGGTTGTGTGGGTGCTTAGGCATCCCTTTCAGATCGCTGCAGAGggactaatatcgcctaatcctcgttagttaaaaaaaaaaaaaaaaaaaaaaaaaaagaataaaatatggtCATGATTTTCTACACTATGGGCGGGTAGACCCCATGTGACCAACAAAACAATGAGTTTATTAAGAACCCATTTTGAAACTAATGCATCAATTGCAAAGGTTGAAATAGTTTTGAATAAACTCCATATACCGTTATGGGCCGCTATTATATTCTTTTTCATACCCGATTTACTTGGCAAATATAGAAGTGTGTAGGAAGTAGGAACTCTTCGATATGTAGAACTCTTCCACTGCAAGGAATCATCTCCGATCTGTTAGTGGTTACAGAATTGGAGTATatgagttttcttttgttttgtttttttctctttgttgTTTCCCGGTCAAAGTAAAAAAACACTCGCAAGCTGATTATATATCAGTCCAGTTCATGAATCAAGAAACAAACAAGGGAAAAGTCTGCGTCGTATTTCTTCAAATGCGTCCatcaataataaaaaaaagccCATAAAATTCTATAAATTCCACCCCCGTCTTTCGAAATCTCAACTtcacaactctctctctctctctctctctgcctctgACGACTCTCTGCTTTGAACAGAGCAGAGATTGATTGTTAATTGCCTACTGGTATTACAGCTCTGTAAGTCGCGCGCAGAGCAAGCATCATTCTGTTAATTGCCTACGGGTCTAGTTTTAGACTTTAGTTCAAGTGTTCAACTACTTCTCCTGTTGCATATATTCATTATTGGTTTTTGAATTCAATGATGGTTGCTTCTTCATATATTTACCTCAAAAGTGGCTTTGTAACTATTGATATATGTAATTTGTGACAGGAAATAGCTATGATGCCTGTCTCCTTGATGAGGGGGTTTCTTCTGTTATGCTTGTGTATAGCAGCGGCGACAATGAGAACAGCAGAAGCAGCAGGTGGAGGAGGATACATGAAATATAAGGACCCCAAACAGCCCTTGAATACTAGAATCAATGACCTAATGAGCCGGATGactttggaggaaaagattggcCAGATGACGCAGATAGAGCGCAGTGTTGCTTCAGCTGAGGTCATGAACAAGTACTACATTGGTAATTAACTAGGCATATATCATTCTGTTATTTTACCTTTCAAACTCACTGCATCCAATAATATGTCCATTATTTTGTGTTGTGTACAACTTCTTTATTCAATTTGGGGGTGCATGTCTTGGCCTGCAGGGAGTGTCTTGAGCGGCGGTGGGAGTGTGCCATCAAAACAAGCTTCTGCAGAAACTTGGGTTACAATGGTGAATGATTTTCAAAAGGGTTCTCTATCAACTCGCCTCGGTATTCCAATGATTTATGGTATTGATGCTGTTCATGGCCACAATAATGTCTATAAGGCAACAATCTTTCCTCACAATGTTGGCCTTGGAGCTACCAGGCAAGTACTACTGCTATATCCAATCCATAATCTATATAGTACTTAATAAATAACTAATATCTCTAGCACAGTTCTCATTGATTCCTCATGAGTCATGAATATGGATATTGAATCAATCGGTGTATCAACTGCAGGGACCCTGAACTTGTTAAAAAGATTGGAGCTGCAACTGCACTTGAAGTTAGAGCCACAGGCATTCCATACGTCTTTGCACCTTGCATAGCGGTAATAATTGTTGCTCAGCATTCATAATGCAGTATGAAATTAGTTAAATTCCATGCTCATTGTATATATAATTTACTAACTAATTCGATCTGCGATTGTGTGCAGGTTTGTAGAGATCCAAGATGGGGTCGTTGTTATGAAAGCTACAGTGAAGATCATAAGGTTGTTCAAGCAATGACTCAGATCATTCCTGGATTACAAGGAGATATACCACCTAACTCTAGAAAGGGTGTTCCCTTTGTAGCAGCTGGAAAGTAAGAAACAAATTATTGTACTTGTTTGCTTGTACGTGGTACCAAACATTCTTTAGCATTGCACAAGCTCAGTTCATAGTAAAAAGTAGCATTACAGGCCTGCTGCTACATTTAACTCTCACCTTTAATCCAATGAGGTAATTGCTCATAATTATAATTCGAGAGTTTGCTGTATAGTATTTGTGACCCTCGATCGGCCTTATCCATTTCTGATTTTCTCCATCTGATGTGAGAGATTGAGGTTTGCGTACATATTCTTCTGTTTAATTGATCAGTGTTTGAAACCAACCTCAACTCATTGATTCCAATTGTGGTCAGTCAGCCAACTTGAGCTATTGAAAATAAGAAAGGTCGTATATTGCTTGGTAGACCTATGATCATAGTTTGACATGGACTTATTCTGTTTTACATTCATCTTTTGACCATATAAAGAAGCGATCTTGGCTATATCTAGATTATTGATAcgtttttttttggataaagaTGATTGATACGTTTGTCATAGTGTGAAAGTTACAGTTTGGATTTATGTATCTGGTTGAGGACTTGTGAAGTATTCCACAAGCTTCTTTGCAGAAACTTTAGCACTCTGATTGTGACTAAAAAAATGGATATTTATATATGTCACCGTCTAGTAATTACAATTAAAGATGACCGAcaaagaaaaatatttacatAGTTTGAAATACTGACCTTAATTGTGGTTGTGTTTGTAGTAAAAAGGTTGCAGCCTGTGCAAAGCATTATGTGGGCGATGGTGGAACAACTAAAGGCATCAATGAGAATAACACTGTGATAAACAGGCATGGGTTGCTCAGCATTCACATGCCAGCGTACTATAACTCAATTATCGAAGGTGTTGCAACCATTATGGTATCTTACTCCAGCTGGAATGGAGTCAAGATGCATGCTAACCGTGATCTGGTCACTGGCTTTCTTAAGAATACTCTCCGTTTCAGGGTAATTCTAATCGATTTATAATTCCAGCACCGTCCCCTTTCATCCATTAATTTCACATTGTATAGAGTACGATACCATTGTCACATTGCATTGTTTTTCAGGGTTTTGTCATCTCAGATTGGGAGGGTATTGACAGAATCACCTCACCACCTCATGCCAACTACTCATACTCGATTACAGCAGGGATCAATGCTGGCATTGACATGGTAATAATTATTGTCCATCTCCATCTGCAAATTAATTGGTTAAATTTCCTTCTATCTTTACTTGGTATAAATAAGTTAGCTAGCTTGATTATCGATGTTATCTGGCTGTCTTCTAACACGTCCTTCTGTTTTAACTGCTTGTCACCTTCAGATCATGGTTCCATACAACTATACAGAATTCATTGATGGTCTAACTTTCCAggcaaaaaataaaatcattccCATGAGCAGAATTGATGATGCAGTGAGGAGAATTTTGCGGGTTAAGTTTATAATGGGGCTATTTGAGAATCCGTTGGCTGATCTCAGCCTCGTCAACCAGCTTGGCAGTCAGGTAAAGTACTTGACAGTTGACACTACCACTCTACAAGAAATGGGGAGCATTCTTAAACTAATTGAATGACATTTCGGATAATAAATTTAACAGGAACACAGAGACTTGGCTCGGGAAGCTGTGAGGCGATCGTTAGTTCTTCTAAAGAATGGTGAATCTGCAGACAAGCCATTGCTACCCCTTCCCAAGAAGACATCAAAAATACTTGTAGCTGGAAGTCATGCAGACAATCTTGGTTATCAGTGTGGTGGTTGGACCATTGAGTGGCAGGGATTGAGTGGCAACAATCTCACACATGGTAGTTAATTAAATTAATCATAGCCCCTTCTCTTCCCCGTAAAATCAAAATATGTCCATATTATTTATAACCTATATATTTTGTTCAACATGCCCGCAGGTACCACAATCCTTACCGGTATAAAGAACACAGTTGATCCAGAAACCAAAGTGGTGTATAAGGAGAATCCTGATGCGGAGTATGTTAAGTCAAATGATTTCTCCTATGCCATCGTTGTCGTAGGAGAACCACCATATGCGGAGACATTTGGTGACAGTTTAAATTTGACACTCCCTGATGCGGGCCTTAAAACCATTACAAATGTTTGTGGTGCTGTGAAGTGTGTTGTCATCGTCATCTCCGGTCGTCCTGTTGTGATCCAACCATATGTTCCCCTGCTAGATGCTCTGGTTGCGGCGTGGCTTCCAGGAAGTGAAGGCCAAGGAGTTGCTGATGTTTTGTTTGGTGACTATGGTTTCACCGGCAAGCTTTCTCGCACTTGGTTTAAAACTGTTGATCAGCTGCCTATGAATGTTGGGGATCCACATTATGACCCTCTCTTCCCCTTTGGATTTGGCCTCACAACAACACCCAGCAAAGCCAACTAGGAAATCGTTTTGCTACTCTTCAATGATTTTATGGATATATGTGAGCTAATGTAATTGATTTAGAATCCCTTTTTTTATCAGCATAAATCAAGCGAATTACCTTTAAGCAAAAGACAATATTTGAGTTTATGGAAATTTAACCTTAAAGGATTTATCCTTGGAATTAATAAGGTCTTTCCAAGGAACAACATTATTGATACCAAGGTAACGGCAAATAGCAGTTTTATGTCGGATTCGAAGACGAAAATACTCCTCACGTGCTAACTAAGCTAACGGAGAAATTAGATGAAAAGTCCAAAAATAAACGGTAGGGGGTAAATCGGCAACAATTGAAAAAGTGGgggtgtaaataatcaaaattaaaatgttagGGGGTAAATCGACAATCATGGGATAAATTAGGGGGTAATTTGACTATTTTGCCAACAAAATAAGGTAGACTTATGGTAATTAATTTGCTGGTCAGTAGCTTTGGAAAACAACTGTAGAGTAGGTAAAATATGCCTTGCAGCGGTAGTAGAAGCCTTAGAGAAAATAAGACAgtcactaggccaaaaaagctaacagacaacggaccaaattcgttgtgtgatttggacgatctccgttgtgtatcggagcgttgtgtgatgaaaaatggcacaacggtggaaacccgTTGTATGAAACACAAACAGACAACACTTATTTGGTTAAAAGTGTTGTGCCTTCTCTCGGCAGATGGCAGCCATAGTTGCCGCGCAGTCATGCTGTGCGTGGCATGTGCAtctttcagacaacagaacttaTTCCAAAGCTGTTGTTGGAAAGCCTAGttagacaacagtttttttaatttcaccgtcgtctgatatACCATCACACTTCAGTTGTGCAGTATGCTTGTTGTGTGAATTGGTTTTGGACAATAGAGTTTAGTTTTtaccgttgtgtgattgtaatGAATGCATTGTGTGAATGGCCTAATTTTGTGTATTCAAACAATGTTGAATTGCCACACtataaaactgttgtacaatcattttcattttctatattttgtgcacaataatgctccattttacctaatgaacgcAATCAATTGGAAAGAAGACACAttacaaaccatcaaatgagtaaTCCAACCCATTCTATATACATCAAATGTTAAAAGGGAGCATTTCTCAATCATCCAAGccaacattaaaaaaaaaaaagtattccaatacatgcccatctacttgggataTCCAAAACTGATACAAATTATTCCAAAACAAGATAGCATTCTAGTGCCATGCCATTATCAATATCAATAAACCATCAAaaattaatatgattattgacaaAAATATGAGCTGCTGCTGCATGTAAATATTATATGCCAGAAGAAGCAGAAAACGGTGCGCCCATCAATATTTTCCCTCTCTTTTGCAGAATCTAGAATGAGTCTGTAAAG
This region includes:
- the LOC133723832 gene encoding uncharacterized protein LOC133723832 isoform X2 — translated: MVNDFQKGSLSTRLGIPMIYGIDAVHGHNNVYKATIFPHNVGLGATRDPELVKKIGAATALEVRATGIPYVFAPCIAVCRDPRWGRCYESYSEDHKVVQAMTQIIPGLQGDIPPNSRKGVPFVAAGNKKVAACAKHYVGDGGTTKGINENNTVINRHGLLSIHMPAYYNSIIEGVATIMVSYSSWNGVKMHANRDLVTGFLKNTLRFRGFVISDWEGIDRITSPPHANYSYSITAGINAGIDMIMVPYNYTEFIDGLTFQAKNKIIPMSRIDDAVRRILRVKFIMGLFENPLADLSLVNQLGSQEHRDLAREAVRRSLVLLKNGESADKPLLPLPKKTSKILVAGSHADNLGYQCGGWTIEWQGLSGNNLTHGTTILTGIKNTVDPETKVVYKENPDAEYVKSNDFSYAIVVVGEPPYAETFGDSLNLTLPDAGLKTITNVCGAVKCVVIVISGRPVVIQPYVPLLDALVAAWLPGSEGQGVADVLFGDYGFTGKLSRTWFKTVDQLPMNVGDPHYDPLFPFGFGLTTTPSKAN
- the LOC133723832 gene encoding uncharacterized protein LOC133723832 isoform X1 yields the protein MMPVSLMRGFLLLCLCIAAATMRTAEAAGGGGYMKYKDPKQPLNTRINDLMSRMTLEEKIGQMTQIERSVASAEVMNKYYIGSVLSGGGSVPSKQASAETWVTMVNDFQKGSLSTRLGIPMIYGIDAVHGHNNVYKATIFPHNVGLGATRDPELVKKIGAATALEVRATGIPYVFAPCIAVCRDPRWGRCYESYSEDHKVVQAMTQIIPGLQGDIPPNSRKGVPFVAAGNKKVAACAKHYVGDGGTTKGINENNTVINRHGLLSIHMPAYYNSIIEGVATIMVSYSSWNGVKMHANRDLVTGFLKNTLRFRGFVISDWEGIDRITSPPHANYSYSITAGINAGIDMIMVPYNYTEFIDGLTFQAKNKIIPMSRIDDAVRRILRVKFIMGLFENPLADLSLVNQLGSQEHRDLAREAVRRSLVLLKNGESADKPLLPLPKKTSKILVAGSHADNLGYQCGGWTIEWQGLSGNNLTHGTTILTGIKNTVDPETKVVYKENPDAEYVKSNDFSYAIVVVGEPPYAETFGDSLNLTLPDAGLKTITNVCGAVKCVVIVISGRPVVIQPYVPLLDALVAAWLPGSEGQGVADVLFGDYGFTGKLSRTWFKTVDQLPMNVGDPHYDPLFPFGFGLTTTPSKAN